From the genome of Ctenopharyngodon idella isolate HZGC_01 chromosome 23, HZGC01, whole genome shotgun sequence, one region includes:
- the prlh2 gene encoding prolactin releasing hormone 2 — MDEFSHRSFTVMGPSQGIKAVEMLMGDERRRRRGGTEEVGVPCIRLSMLPAAFTRPVTKCLIGSRLGTVAFLLLLILSATETSAHGTTVEHDLHIVHNVDNRSPEIDPFWYVGRGVRPIGRFGKRQSGGSLQPVVKSLELLLNTLRNKESLQNALAQEDSDWLP, encoded by the exons ATGGATGAGTTCTCTCATCGCTCTTTCACTGTGATGGGTCCAAGTCAAGGGATCAAAGCAGTGGAGATGCTGATGGGGgatgagaggaggaggaggcgagGAGGAACGGAGGAAGTGGGAG TGCCCTGTATCAGACTCAGCATGCTGCCCGCTGCCTTCACTCGGCCCGTGACTAAGTGCCTGATTGGCTCGCGCTTGGGGACGGTCGCGTTCTTGCTGCTGCTCATTCTGTCCGCCACTGAGACCTCTGCACACGGCACCACAGTCGAGCACGACCTCCACATCGTCCACAACGTCGATAACAgaa GTCCAGAGATCGACCCCTTTTGGTATGTGGGTCGCGGTGTGAGACCCATCGGACGGTTTGGGAAGAGACAGAGCGGAGGTAGTCTGCAGCCTGTGGTCAAATCTCTGGAGCTCCTGTTGAACACTCTCAGGAATAAGGAGAGCTTGCAGAACGCGCTTGCACAAGAGGACTCAGACTGGTTACCGTGA